A genomic segment from Chanos chanos chromosome 2, fChaCha1.1, whole genome shotgun sequence encodes:
- the abcc8b gene encoding ATP-binding cassette sub-family C member 8 has translation MSLSFCGNDNSSAYNVDRGILNNGCFLDALGLVPHVFLLFSTFPILFIGWGSQSSKVHIHHTTWLHFPGHSLRWLLTFALLFVLVCEIAEGIVSDGFSQSRHLHLYMTPGLALLSTITSIVYYHNIETANFPKLLLALLIYWILAFVTKTIKFAKYDQHGIGPGQLRFCITGLLALIYGLLLAVEVNVIVSRRYICFTYSTELKPPDDLQDLGVRFLQPFVNLLSKSTYWWMNTFITSAHRRPIDLKVIGKLPIAMRALTNYQKLRKAIDIQKEKSAAPLRGSQWIWRALRQAFGGPLILSITFRILADLLGFAGPLCISGIVHHISRENHTILPPVKLLGVHFISSQAFLANAYVLAVLLFLALILQRTFLQASYYSAIETGIKLRGAIQTKIYNKIMRLCTSNMSMGDMTTAQICNLVARDTNQLMWFFFLCPNLWAMPVQIITGVMLLYYLLGFSALIGATVITVLAPMQYFVATKLSRAQKSTLEYSSERLKKTNELLLGIKLLKLYAWEHIFRASVEETRSKELTSLRTFALYTSLSMFMNTAVPIGAVLTTFAVHVYSSADTDLSPAVAFASLSLFHILVTPLFLLSSVLHSTVKALVSVQKLTEFFTSEEIEEPKEASPKNLNNNENIKSVYVCQLQASKLRNRKLAAKQDLNSNVPMKDPMNDQKSDKSAAQERYVCFKIVNGYFSWTEGCPTLSSIDMKVAFGQLTMIVGQVGCGKSSLLLAALGEMQKISGSVLWNRLPSEDEEGSESTDYICPFDRKRDSVAYASQRPWLLNTTVEENILFDTAPNVKRYKDVIEACSLQPDIDTLPQGDQTVVGEGGIILSGGQRQRISVARALYQQTNVVFLDDPFSALDIHLSDHLMQEGILKLLRKEKRTVVLVTHKLQYLRHADWIIVMKDGTVQTQGTVQDIQSSQPELFEQWKALMNRQDMVRSSNTVELKRGSFRRIMYSRDTVTTEEEEDEEGSENVDEDSLAAELRHRTTIPWGSFGQYLRAAGLLLLPLLLLSQLTKHTLTVAIDFWLAHWTSHVIATKINAAERNCSSVQDCGFSHSSYLLVFCLLCGLGIMLCLVTSLAVEWTGLRVARELHQNLLRVIVLAPMRFFETTPLANILNRFSADTNTVDQHISVTLECLSRSTLLCVSAVGVICYVTPVFLIALLPLAVTCYFIQKYFRVASRDLQQLEDSTQIPLLSHYSQTIEGLTTIRAFRHEQRFKKKLLEYADASNNASLFLTAANRWLEVRMEYIGAFVVLIAAVASITSALYSQLSTGLVGLGLTYALMVSNYLNWMVRNLAHMEVQLGCVKRISSLLHTEPERYQGLITPAQVPARWPQYGEIKIENLSVRYDSSLKPVLKRVNAHIKPGQKVGICGRTGSGKSSFSLALFRMVDAFEGQIIIDGIDIAKLPLQTLRSRFSIILQDPIMFSGTIRFNLDPERKATDRMLWEALEIAQLMPVVKALPGGLDAMVTEGGENFSQGQRQLFCLARAFVRKSSILIMDEATASIDMATESILQKVVMTAFADRTVVTIAHRVHTILSSDVVIVMKHGAILEYGEPDVLLEQRDSVFASFVRADK, from the exons ATGTCCTTGTCCTTTTGTGGCAATGACAACTCATCAGCATATAACGTAGACCGTGGCATTCTCAACAACGGCTGCTTCCTTGATGCACTGGGGCTGGTGCCCCATGTCTTCCTGCTTTTCAGCACTTTCCCTATCCTCTTTATTG GCTGGGGGAGTCAGAGTTCTAAAGTGCACATTCACCACACTACTTGGCTTCACTTCCCTGGCCATAGCCTGCGCTGGCTGCTCACCTTTGCTCTGCTctttgtgctggtgtgtgagatCGCTGAGGGCATTGTTTCTGATGG GTTCAGCCAGTCCCGCCATCTTCACCTCTATATGACCCCAGGCCTGGCTCTCCTCTCCACCATTACCTCTATTGTCTACTACCACAATATAGAGACTGCCAACTTTCCCAAACTGCTGCTAG CCTTGCTTATCTACTGGATCTTAGCCTTTGTCACCAAAACAATCAAGTTTGCCAAGTATGACCAGCATGGTATTGGTCCAGGACAGCTGCGTTTCTGCATCACAGGGCTGCTAGCCCTGATCTATGGACTGCTGCTGGCTGTGGAGGTCAACGTTATCGTGAGTAGG CGATACATATGTTTCACATACTCCACAGAACTAAAACCCCCAGACGATCTGCAGGACCTTGGTGTCCGTTTCCTGCAGCCTTTTGTCAACCTGCTCTCCAAGAGCACATACTGGTGGATGAACACCTTCATAACCTCTGCTCACAGACGCCCCATTGACCTGAAGGTCATTGGCAAACTGCCCATCGCCATGCGTGCTCTGACTAACTATCAAAAACTACGCAAAGCCATTGATATACAGAAG GAAAAATCAGCTGCTCCACTAAGAGGCTCACAGTGGATTTGGAGGGCCCTGCGCCAGGCCTTTGGAGGGCCACTGATCCTCAGTATCACCTTCCGCATTCTGGCTGACCTGCTGGGCTTTGCTGGGCCGCTCTGCATCTCGGGCATTGTCCACCACATCAGCAGGGAAAACCACACCATCCTGCCCCCG GTCAAACTACTCGGAGtccatttcatttcctctcagGCATTCTTGGCCAATGCCTACGTGCTGGCCGTTCTTCTCTTCCTGGCCCTCATCCTCCAGAGGACCTTCTTACAAGCCTCTTATTATTCTGCCATTGAAACAGGGATCAAATTGAGAGGGGCCATTCAG ACTAAGATTTACAACAAGATCATGCGTCTTTGCACCTCAAACATGTCCATGGGCGATATGACCACTGCACAGATCTGTAATCTGGTTGCCAGAGACACCAATCAGCTCATGTGGTTCTTCTTTCTGTGTCCCAATCTCTGGGCCATGCCAGTGCAA ATCATTACCGGCGTGATGCTCCTGTACTACCTGCTGGGCTTCAGTGCTCTGATTGGAGCCACAGTTATCACTGTTTTAGCGCCTATGCAGTACTTTGTGGCCACCAAACTCTCGAGAGCACAGAAGAGCACTCTG gaATACTCTAGTGAGAGACTGAAGAAGACCAATGAATTGCTGTTGGGCATAAAGTTGCTGAAGCTTTACGCATGGGAGCACATCTTCAGAGCCAGTGTGGAGGAAACACGCAGCAAAGAGCTGACCAGTCTCAGAACCTTCGCCCTCTACACCTCCCTCTCCA TGTTTATGAACACAGCAGTTCCAATTGGCGCTGTTCTCACG ACATTTGCGGTGCATGTGTACAGTTCTGCTGATACCGACCTGTCTCCTGCTGTGGCctttgcctctctgtctctattccACATCCTGGTCACTCCCCTGTTTCTGCTCTCCAGTGTCCTGCACTCCACTGTCAAGGCCCTGGTCAG CGTTCAGAAACTCACTGAGTTCTTCACCAGTGAGGAAATTGAGGAGCCTAAAGAAGCTTCACCAAAAAACTtgaacaacaatgaaaacattaagTCAGTG TATGTGTGCCAACTTCAGGCTTCAAAGCTGAGGAACCGCAAACTCGCTGCCAAGCAGGATTTGAACAGCAATGTGCCGATGAAGGACCCCATGAACGACCAGAAATCAGACAAATCAGCAGCCCAGGAGAGATATGTCTGCTTCAAG ATAGTTAATGGGTACTTCAGTTGGACTGAAGGATGTCCTACCTTGTCCAGTATCGACATGAAAGTTGCTTTTG GTCAGTTAACTATGATTGTAGGGCAGGTAGGGTGTGGGAAGTCTTCTCTGTTACTGGCTGCTCTGGGAGAGATGCAGAAGATTTCTGGGAGTGTACTGTGGAACAG ATTACCCAGCGAGGATGAAGAAGGAAGTGAGAG TACTGATTATATTTGCCCATTTGACAGGAAGAGGGACTCAGTGGCCTATGCTTCCCAGAGGCCTTGGCTCTTAAACACCACAGTGGAGGAGAACATACTGTTTGACACGGCCCCCAATGTAAAAAG GTACAAAGATGTCATTGAGGCATGCTCCTTACAGCCTGATATTGACACTCTGCCACAAGGAGACCAAACGGTGGTGGGGGAAGGG GGTATCATATTATCTGGAGGACAGCGACAGCGTATCAGCGTAGCCAGGGCTCTGTATCAGCAGACCAACGTGGTTTTCTTG GATGACCCTTTCTCTGCACTGGACATCCATCTAAGTGATCATCTGATGCAGGAGGGCATTCTAAAGCTcctgagaaaggagaaaagaaccGTAGTTCTGGTCACTCACAAACTTCAGTACCTCCGCCATGCAGACTGG ATCATTGTTATGAAGGATGGGACAGTGCAGACCCAGGGGACAGTCCAGGATATCCAGTCCTCTCAACCAGAGCTGTTTGAGCAGTGGAAAGCCCTCATGAACCGACAAGACATGGTGAGGAGCAGCAA TACAGTTGAACTGAAAAGAGGAAGCTTCCGGAGAATCATGTACTCCAGGGACACTGTcaccacagaggaagaggaggatgaag AGGGCTCGGAGAACGTGGATGAGGACAGCCTGGCGGCAGAACTTCGTCACAGGACCACCATCCCGTGGGGCTCGTTCGGACAGTACCTGAGAGCTGCAGGTCTGCTGCTCCTGCCTCTGCTGCTCCTCTCCCAGCTCAccaaacacaccctcacagtcGCCATCGACTTCTGGCTCGCACACTGGACATCGCATGTCATCGCCACAAAGATCAACGCTGCTGAGCGGAACTGCTCCTCTGTGCAG GACTGTGGGTTCAGTCACTCATCCTACCTGCTGGTATTCTGTCTGCTCTGCGGTTTGGGTATTATGCTTTGTTTGGTAACATCTCTAGCAGTTGAGTGGACAGGCCTGAGGGTAGCCAGAGAACTGCACCAAAACCTGCTCCGTGTCATTGTTCTGGCTCCCATGAG ATTCTTTGAGACAACACCCCTGGccaacattttaaacagattcTCTGCTGATACCAACACTGTTGACCAG CATATCTCTGTGACGCTGGAGTGCTTGAGCCGTTCcaccctgctgtgtgtgtcagctgttGGGGTCATCTGTTACGTCACCCCAGTCTTCCTCATCGCTCTTCTCCCTCTGGCTGTCACATGCTACTTTATCCAGAAGTACTTCCGGGTGGCGTCCAG GGACCTACAGCAGCTAGAGGACAGTACCCAGATTCCCCTGCTCTCTCATTATTCCCAGACTATTGAGGGTCTTACCACCATTCGGGCCTTCAG GCATGAACAAAGATTCAAGAAGAAACTTCTGGAGTATGCAGATGCCAGCAACAACGCATCCCTGTTTCTGACAGCAGCCAATCGCTGGTTGGAGGTTCGCATG GAGTACATCGGGGCCTTTGTGGTCCTGATTGCAGCAGTAGCCTCAATCACAAGTGCCCTGTACAGTCAGCTGTCTACAGGCCTGGTGGGACTGGGCCTCACCTATGCTCTCATG GTGTCAAACTATCTGAACTGGATGGTGCGGAACCTGGCACACATGGAGGTTCAGCTAGGCTGTGTGAAGAGGATCAGTAGCCTGCTACACACAGAACCTGAAAGATACCAGGGCCTGATAA CACCGGCCCAGGTTCCAGCTCGCTGGCCTCAGTATGGTGAGATCAAGATTGAGAACCTGAGTGTCCGATATGACAGCAGCCTGAAACCTGTGCTAAAGCGTGTTAATGCCCATATCAAAccaggtcaaaag GTAGGCATATGTGGAAGAACAGGAAGTGGAAAGTCATCATTCTCCTTGGCCCTCTTTAGGATGGTGGATGCATTTGAAG GACAAATTATCATAGATGGGATTGATATCGCTAAACTACCCCTACAGACGCTCCGTTCTCGATTTTCCATCATTCTTCAAGATCCTATTATGTTCAGCGGGACCATTCG atTTAATTTGGATCCAGAGAGAAAGGCCACAGACAGGATGCTGTGGGAAGCCCTGGAGATTGCTCAGCTGATGCCTGTAGTCAAAGCTCTGCCAGGAGGACTTG aTGCCATGGTGACAGAAGGTGGAGAGAACTTCAGCCAGGGTCAGCGTCAGCTCTTCTGTCTGGCTCGTGCATTTGTGAGGAAGAGCAGCATCCTCATCATGGATGAAGCTACCGCTTCCATTGACATGGCAACG GAGAGTATTCTGCAAAAGGTTGTCATGACTGCTTTTGCAGATCGTACTGTGGTAACCATAGCT CATCGTGTGCACACCATACTGAGTTCAGACGTGGTTATAGTGATGAAACACGGGGCTATTCTGGAATACGGTGAACCAGATGTGCTTttggagcagagagacagcgTCTTCGCTTCATTCGTCCGTGCAGACAAATGA
- the mob2b gene encoding MOB kinase activator 2b isoform X1: protein MVGDHNTISGDTSLSQRTTKSGLSCKIVLQAVGKVLRKSKTKPNGKKPPTEEKKHYLEPEYTKVRLVDFDLKELVVLPQEIDLNEWLASNTTTFFNLINLQYSTISEFCTGDTCQSMTACNTTYYWYDEKGKKTKCTAPQYVDFVMSTVQKLVTDEDIFPTKYGKEFPSGFDVLVKKICRYLFHVLAHIYWAHYKETVAMDLHGHLNTLYTHFIVFIRVFSLMDAKEISIMDDLSEVLCTPLPPAQNHVTER, encoded by the exons ATGGTTGGAGACCACAATACCATATCTGGAGATACGTCTCTATCTCAAAGGACAACTAAGAGTGGATTAAGTTGTAAAATTGTTCTCCAAGCGGTTGGTAAAGTTCTGAG GAAGTCTAAGACGAAGCCCAATGGAAAGAAGCCGCCTACCGAGGAGAAGAAGCACTACCTGGAGCCGGAGTACACCAAAGTGCGGCTTGTCGACTTTGACCTCAAGGAGCTGGTTGTGCTACCGCAGGAGATCGACCTGAATGAATGGCTAGCCAGCAACA CCACCACTTTCTTCAATCTCATTAACCTGCAATACAGCACAATCTCAGAGTTTTGCACTGGGGACACGTGTCAGTCCATGACAGCTTGCAACAC GACGTACTACTGGTATGATGAAAAGGGGAAGAAGACCAAGTGCACAGCGCCACAGTATGTAGACTTTGTCATGAGCACAGTACAGAAGCTCGTAACTGATGAGGACATTTTCCCCACCAAGTACG GAAAAGAGTTCCCCAGCGGGTTTGATGTGCTGGTGAAGAAAATCTGCAGATATCTCTTCCACGTGTTGGCCCACATCTACTGGGCGCACTACAAAGAGACTGTGGCCATGGATCTGCACGGACACTTgaatacactttacacacatttcattgtttttataaGGGTATTCAGCCTGATGGACGCCAAGGAGATCTCTATTATGGATGACCTCTCGGAGGTTCTCTGCACTCCCCTGCCCCCAGCACAGAACCACGTGACTGAGAGATGA
- the mob2b gene encoding MOB kinase activator 2b isoform X2: protein MDWLMGKSKTKPNGKKPPTEEKKHYLEPEYTKVRLVDFDLKELVVLPQEIDLNEWLASNTTTFFNLINLQYSTISEFCTGDTCQSMTACNTTYYWYDEKGKKTKCTAPQYVDFVMSTVQKLVTDEDIFPTKYGKEFPSGFDVLVKKICRYLFHVLAHIYWAHYKETVAMDLHGHLNTLYTHFIVFIRVFSLMDAKEISIMDDLSEVLCTPLPPAQNHVTER, encoded by the exons GAAGTCTAAGACGAAGCCCAATGGAAAGAAGCCGCCTACCGAGGAGAAGAAGCACTACCTGGAGCCGGAGTACACCAAAGTGCGGCTTGTCGACTTTGACCTCAAGGAGCTGGTTGTGCTACCGCAGGAGATCGACCTGAATGAATGGCTAGCCAGCAACA CCACCACTTTCTTCAATCTCATTAACCTGCAATACAGCACAATCTCAGAGTTTTGCACTGGGGACACGTGTCAGTCCATGACAGCTTGCAACAC GACGTACTACTGGTATGATGAAAAGGGGAAGAAGACCAAGTGCACAGCGCCACAGTATGTAGACTTTGTCATGAGCACAGTACAGAAGCTCGTAACTGATGAGGACATTTTCCCCACCAAGTACG GAAAAGAGTTCCCCAGCGGGTTTGATGTGCTGGTGAAGAAAATCTGCAGATATCTCTTCCACGTGTTGGCCCACATCTACTGGGCGCACTACAAAGAGACTGTGGCCATGGATCTGCACGGACACTTgaatacactttacacacatttcattgtttttataaGGGTATTCAGCCTGATGGACGCCAAGGAGATCTCTATTATGGATGACCTCTCGGAGGTTCTCTGCACTCCCCTGCCCCCAGCACAGAACCACGTGACTGAGAGATGA